The following are from one region of the Paenibacillus sp. KS-LC4 genome:
- a CDS encoding beta-galactosidase, protein MSQRNVIIFYDPSFPIASEFPLELDGLLAGAGRVVRAGELADALDAAKAGSFINMHAPYFPKQAWRAIIGYLRRGGGLISLGGAPFKRPVRRSETGEWQVETEQTAYHRELHIHEMLPVAAAPIAALAAAEDLPLLAGKEALFTVAPTWNLVPHVTKSSDLPHQMGSAGPMDAHIYPLLKGISSKGREVAAPVVLWENTKGIFAGARWLFVNQPLTKAFWLEGGAAELARWAAFCAAGVTELWLKPNYASFEPGERAMLTLQVQQLRQEQAAGCESSAYERAEQKAAFDGQADLYTAAEWDFAITVEHDSSQQNWTCRLQQKAGKQQQIVRLPVPLELQSGYYKVVCRAESTSGEVRILRQGFWGFDQKLLTEGSPVTSGRDYFQKDGRPLPVVGMTYMTSDVARKFLFLPNASVWDRDMAQMRKAGINWIRTGIWTAYRNVMQVDGHASEEALRSIDAFLLTAKRHDLQVTFTFFSFTPETWEGLNPYLDPRSVEAQKRFVRAIVSRHKQTMNVDWDLINEPSMFDPPRIFSNGPRSARDPFEQKAYTAWLKQRHGSLERLQELWNMSPEQLPSYEAAVPPEPEEINFDVQDMHQGKNGTRWLDYVLFSMEMHNRWAKQLYAAIKDECPDHMVTVGQDEALGAQRPSPFFYEEAADYTTVHSWWLNDNLVWDSLFAKTANKPNVVQETGIMYVETPDGRAKRSETELHSLLERKYAYAFATGGAGAVQWIWNTNFYMDNANESHIGALRADGTEKPEADVSYDFGSFMEQIRDLFEDRKLEDTAVLFPYSNDFSNRKLAFDATTRATRVLAYELNTPFRGASEYHLQELEANPPKLLLVPSAHNLDDAAFGRLIALVEQAGVTLLWMGPIGLDAYWKASDRCSKLLGHLELRNVQREEQLRIGEAVYPVSYGNRRIAEVSKEVLVSGAAASEAAVSDAGAVHRAAKGGDELVELAVGKGRLIWSPLPLELNERTEPIKELYRYALESAGCEQELNWLQGGKLPGIYGRKLTFKSGALFVFVSESGFDAKIEVQDPATGGRYAFSLEKDRSVLFATDASGKLLAVYRPHQVEVAVSLPDQQEEGRGAQ, encoded by the coding sequence ATGAGCCAGCGGAATGTCATCATCTTTTATGATCCGTCCTTTCCTATAGCCTCGGAGTTCCCTTTGGAATTAGATGGTCTGCTTGCAGGAGCAGGCCGTGTTGTTCGGGCAGGCGAGCTTGCGGATGCGCTTGATGCTGCGAAAGCAGGAAGCTTCATCAATATGCATGCGCCTTACTTTCCGAAGCAGGCTTGGAGAGCTATCATCGGCTATTTGCGGCGCGGCGGCGGCTTGATCAGCTTGGGCGGCGCGCCATTCAAGCGTCCGGTTCGCCGCAGCGAGACTGGCGAGTGGCAGGTGGAGACGGAGCAGACGGCCTATCATCGCGAGCTTCATATTCATGAAATGCTGCCAGTCGCTGCTGCTCCCATAGCGGCGCTTGCAGCAGCGGAGGACCTTCCGCTGCTGGCGGGCAAGGAAGCGCTGTTCACTGTGGCGCCAACCTGGAATCTGGTGCCGCATGTGACGAAAAGCAGCGATTTGCCGCATCAAATGGGCTCTGCCGGCCCAATGGATGCCCATATTTACCCGCTGCTGAAGGGGATTTCCTCCAAGGGGCGCGAGGTAGCTGCGCCTGTCGTGCTTTGGGAAAATACGAAGGGGATTTTCGCAGGCGCGCGCTGGCTGTTCGTTAACCAGCCGCTGACGAAGGCGTTCTGGCTGGAAGGAGGAGCAGCAGAGCTTGCGCGCTGGGCAGCCTTTTGTGCCGCTGGTGTAACCGAGCTGTGGCTGAAGCCGAACTACGCTTCCTTCGAGCCGGGCGAGCGGGCGATGCTGACGCTACAGGTGCAGCAGCTTCGTCAGGAGCAAGCTGCCGGGTGCGAGTCCTCTGCTTATGAGCGTGCAGAGCAGAAAGCTGCTTTCGATGGACAGGCTGACCTGTACACGGCGGCGGAGTGGGATTTTGCTATAACGGTTGAGCATGACAGCTCGCAGCAGAATTGGACATGCCGTTTGCAGCAGAAGGCGGGCAAGCAGCAGCAGATTGTAAGGCTGCCCGTGCCGCTTGAGCTGCAAAGCGGCTACTATAAGGTCGTATGCCGAGCGGAATCGACGTCGGGCGAGGTGCGGATTTTGCGCCAGGGCTTCTGGGGCTTTGATCAAAAGCTGCTTACAGAGGGAAGCCCGGTGACGAGCGGACGGGATTATTTTCAGAAGGACGGGCGTCCGCTTCCTGTTGTTGGAATGACGTATATGACGTCGGATGTGGCGCGGAAGTTTCTGTTTTTGCCGAATGCTTCCGTATGGGACCGTGACATGGCGCAAATGCGCAAGGCCGGCATCAACTGGATTCGAACCGGTATTTGGACGGCATACCGCAATGTGATGCAGGTGGACGGCCATGCCTCCGAGGAGGCGCTGCGTTCGATCGACGCTTTTCTGCTGACGGCGAAGCGTCACGATTTGCAGGTGACCTTTACGTTCTTCTCCTTTACGCCGGAAACGTGGGAAGGGCTAAATCCTTATCTTGATCCGCGCAGCGTAGAGGCGCAGAAGCGTTTTGTGCGTGCGATCGTTTCTCGCCACAAGCAGACGATGAATGTCGACTGGGATTTGATCAATGAGCCGTCGATGTTTGATCCGCCGCGGATTTTCTCGAATGGGCCGCGTTCAGCGCGAGATCCTTTTGAACAGAAGGCTTATACCGCATGGCTGAAGCAGCGCCACGGATCGCTTGAGCGGCTCCAAGAGCTGTGGAATATGTCACCGGAGCAGCTGCCAAGCTATGAAGCGGCAGTGCCGCCGGAGCCGGAAGAAATCAACTTCGATGTGCAGGACATGCATCAGGGGAAAAATGGCACACGCTGGCTCGATTATGTGCTGTTCTCGATGGAGATGCACAATCGCTGGGCGAAGCAGCTGTATGCGGCGATCAAAGACGAATGCCCGGACCATATGGTAACGGTTGGTCAGGATGAGGCGCTGGGCGCTCAGCGCCCTTCGCCGTTTTTCTACGAGGAGGCCGCCGATTATACAACGGTTCACTCCTGGTGGCTGAACGATAATCTCGTGTGGGACAGCTTGTTTGCGAAAACAGCAAACAAACCGAATGTCGTGCAGGAAACTGGCATTATGTATGTGGAGACGCCAGATGGCAGAGCGAAGCGCTCGGAAACGGAGCTGCACAGCTTGCTGGAGCGCAAATATGCGTATGCCTTTGCGACAGGCGGTGCTGGTGCCGTCCAGTGGATCTGGAATACAAACTTCTATATGGACAATGCCAATGAATCGCATATCGGCGCACTGCGGGCGGATGGAACGGAAAAGCCGGAGGCGGATGTTTCGTATGATTTTGGCAGCTTTATGGAGCAGATTCGAGATTTATTCGAGGATCGCAAGCTGGAGGATACGGCGGTATTGTTCCCGTATTCCAACGACTTCTCCAATCGCAAGCTGGCGTTTGATGCGACAACGCGTGCGACACGTGTGCTCGCTTATGAGCTGAATACGCCATTCCGCGGCGCTTCGGAATATCATTTGCAGGAGCTGGAGGCGAATCCGCCGAAGCTGCTCCTTGTGCCGAGTGCGCACAACCTGGATGATGCGGCATTTGGTCGCCTAATTGCACTTGTAGAGCAAGCGGGCGTTACGTTATTATGGATGGGACCGATTGGCCTGGACGCTTATTGGAAAGCGAGCGATCGCTGCTCGAAGCTGCTTGGCCACCTTGAGCTTCGCAACGTGCAGCGCGAGGAACAGCTGCGTATTGGCGAAGCTGTCTATCCTGTTTCTTACGGCAATCGCCGAATTGCCGAGGTTTCGAAAGAGGTTCTAGTTAGCGGCGCTGCTGCGAGTGAAGCGGCTGTCAGTGATGCTGGCGCTGTTCATCGAGCAGCAAAGGGCGGCGACGAGCTTGTTGAGCTGGCTGTAGGCAAAGGACGTCTGATATGGAGTCCGCTGCCGCTGGAGCTCAACGAGCGTACGGAGCCGATTAAGGAGCTGTATCGTTATGCACTGGAGTCGGCCGGCTGCGAGCAGGAGCTGAATTGGCTGCAAGGCGGCAAGCTGCCGGGAATTTATGGGCGTAAGCTTACATTTAAGAGCGGCGCGCTATTCGTATTCGTATCCGAATCTGGATTCGATGCAAAGATTGAAGTGCAAGACCCGGCGACGGGAGGACGGTACGCTTTTTCACTGGAAAAGGATCGTTCTGTGCTGTTCGCAACGGATGCAAGCGGCAAGCTGCTTGCTGTCTATCGCCCCCATCAAGTAGAGGTAGCGGTTTCGCTGCCCGATCAACAGGAAGAAGGAAGAGGTGCGCAGTAA